Proteins encoded in a region of the Streptomyces violaceoruber genome:
- a CDS encoding SDR family oxidoreductase, with amino-acid sequence MSSATGSKIVITGATGNVGTSVVRLLSEDPEVGTVLGLARRIPDWSPAKTEWAAVDLASEQSDLTSHFADADAVVHLAWAFQPTHDPATTWRTNVLGSIRVFEAVAAAGVPALVHASSVGAYSPGPKNHAVDESWPTHGWPDAAYCREKAYLERALDTFERDHPGIRVVRMRPAFLFKRESASEQRRIFGGRFLPGPAARPELLPFLPDVPGLRVQALHTDDAARAYRLAVRSADARGAFNLAAEPPVDAELLGELLGVRPVRLPRAAARSAIAAAWGMRLLPASPHLFDAVLRLPVMDCTRARVELGWGATRTATEVLEEFLRGLRQGAGADTEPMRGRKVG; translated from the coding sequence GTGAGCAGCGCAACGGGCAGCAAAATCGTGATCACGGGTGCCACGGGCAACGTGGGCACCAGCGTGGTGCGGCTTCTCTCCGAGGATCCGGAAGTCGGGACCGTGCTGGGGCTGGCCCGGCGGATCCCCGACTGGTCGCCCGCGAAGACGGAGTGGGCCGCGGTCGACCTGGCCTCGGAGCAGAGCGACCTGACGAGCCACTTCGCGGACGCCGACGCGGTGGTCCATCTGGCCTGGGCGTTCCAGCCGACGCACGACCCGGCGACGACCTGGCGCACGAACGTGCTCGGCTCCATCCGGGTGTTCGAGGCGGTGGCCGCGGCCGGGGTACCGGCGCTGGTGCACGCCTCGTCGGTCGGCGCGTACTCGCCGGGGCCGAAGAATCACGCGGTGGACGAGTCCTGGCCGACGCACGGCTGGCCGGACGCCGCGTACTGCCGGGAGAAGGCCTATCTGGAACGGGCCCTGGACACCTTCGAACGCGATCACCCGGGGATCCGGGTGGTGCGGATGCGGCCGGCCTTCCTCTTCAAGCGGGAGTCGGCCAGCGAGCAGCGCCGGATCTTCGGCGGCCGGTTCCTGCCCGGTCCGGCGGCTCGTCCGGAGCTGCTGCCGTTCCTGCCGGACGTCCCCGGTCTGCGGGTACAGGCCCTGCACACGGACGACGCGGCCCGGGCCTACCGGCTGGCGGTGCGGTCCGCGGACGCCCGGGGCGCGTTCAATCTCGCGGCCGAGCCGCCGGTGGACGCCGAACTGCTCGGCGAGCTGCTCGGGGTGCGCCCGGTGCGCCTGCCGCGCGCCGCGGCCCGCTCGGCGATCGCGGCCGCGTGGGGGATGCGGCTGCTGCCCGCCTCACCGCACCTGTTCGACGCGGTGCTGCGGCTGCCGGTCATGGACTGCACCCGGGCGCGGGTGGAGCTGGGCTGGGGCGC
- a CDS encoding FUSC family protein, producing the protein MSAVTHTLREALRGRRPAAAVWWEACAVGRAVRAAWRGPGRERDLVVQSLKAAGAALIAWTVAGVWLGDPMALMAPWVALVLVQATVYSSVRQAGQQFAAICTGALLASAAQAIMDDNTGALVLSLPVLMLVANWSRFGGQGIYAATTAVFVLASGTAVSAAAVGHRVGQAALGAVIGVAVNALVLPPIHLRDVRENLAALAREAGDLLHSVAADLRETQWDAQSAAGWTSDAARLERRLEALYSARSWSRESLRLTSGRLRRLHRAPTVVPPEDEDRRWSRVTGNLGALTRTLAVAADEHRTPAPPEGPVLDLYARLLRLIGDACHTEAGRWAGERPGADPATATEETMEELHRRLQEGLREHAGQGAARTAVLGTLLLQAENLWAEIVPEPRESAEQ; encoded by the coding sequence ATGAGCGCTGTGACACACACCCTCCGGGAGGCACTCCGGGGACGGCGGCCCGCGGCCGCGGTGTGGTGGGAGGCGTGTGCCGTCGGACGGGCCGTCCGCGCCGCCTGGCGGGGGCCGGGGCGGGAGCGCGACCTGGTCGTGCAGTCGCTCAAGGCGGCGGGCGCCGCGCTGATCGCCTGGACCGTGGCGGGCGTGTGGCTGGGCGACCCCATGGCGCTGATGGCTCCCTGGGTGGCGCTGGTCCTGGTGCAGGCCACCGTCTACAGCTCGGTACGGCAGGCCGGGCAGCAGTTCGCGGCGATCTGTACCGGCGCGCTGCTGGCGTCGGCGGCGCAGGCGATCATGGACGACAACACGGGGGCGCTGGTGCTGTCACTGCCGGTGCTGATGCTGGTGGCGAACTGGTCGCGGTTCGGCGGGCAGGGCATCTACGCGGCCACCACGGCGGTGTTCGTCCTGGCCTCCGGCACGGCGGTGTCGGCCGCCGCGGTCGGTCACCGGGTGGGGCAGGCGGCGCTCGGGGCGGTCATCGGCGTGGCGGTCAACGCCCTGGTGCTGCCGCCGATCCATCTGCGGGACGTGCGCGAGAACCTCGCGGCGCTGGCCCGGGAGGCGGGCGACCTCCTGCACTCCGTCGCCGCCGACCTGCGGGAGACCCAGTGGGACGCGCAGAGCGCGGCCGGCTGGACCAGTGACGCGGCACGGCTCGAGCGGCGGCTGGAGGCGCTGTACTCCGCCCGGTCGTGGAGCCGGGAGAGCCTGCGGCTGACCTCGGGCCGGCTGCGGCGGCTGCACCGCGCTCCCACCGTCGTGCCGCCGGAGGACGAGGACCGGCGGTGGAGCCGGGTCACCGGGAACCTCGGCGCGCTGACCCGGACCCTGGCGGTGGCGGCCGACGAGCACCGGACGCCCGCACCGCCCGAGGGTCCGGTCCTGGACCTGTACGCGCGCCTGCTGCGGCTGATCGGCGACGCCTGTCACACCGAGGCGGGCCGGTGGGCGGGCGAGCGGCCCGGGGCCGATCCGGCGACGGCCACCGAGGAGACGATGGAGGAGCTGCACCGGCGGCTCCAGGAGGGGCTGCGGGAGCACGCCGGGCAGGGCGCCGCCCGGACCGCGGTGCTCGGCACGCTGCTGCTGCAGGCGGAGAACCTGTGGGCCGAGATCGTGCCCGAGCCCCGTGAGTCCGCCGAGCAGTGA
- a CDS encoding HAD family hydrolase produces the protein MQRAAVFDVDGTLVDTNHLHVTTWWEAFRQAGHRVPMHAVHRAVGLASGDLVARLLGEDRDKEQDAELSAAHKALYGQYFDRLPALPGAGDLLRRLAADGWTVVLATSAGGSELGALRRAIDADDAIEATASADDVDAGKPAPEPVEHALELAGVPAERAVFVGDTVWDMRAGSRAGVRCVGVLCGGLPRADLEEAGAEAVYADPADLLASLRGSPLA, from the coding sequence ATGCAACGGGCGGCCGTGTTCGACGTCGACGGGACCCTCGTCGACACCAATCACCTGCACGTGACCACCTGGTGGGAGGCGTTCCGGCAGGCGGGGCACCGGGTGCCGATGCACGCCGTGCACCGGGCCGTGGGCCTGGCCTCGGGCGACCTCGTCGCCCGGCTGCTCGGCGAGGACCGGGACAAGGAGCAGGACGCGGAGCTGAGCGCCGCGCACAAGGCACTGTACGGACAGTACTTCGACCGGCTGCCGGCGCTGCCGGGCGCCGGGGACCTGCTGCGCCGCCTGGCCGCGGACGGCTGGACGGTGGTGCTCGCCACCTCGGCGGGCGGGTCGGAGCTGGGCGCCCTGCGGCGCGCGATCGACGCGGACGACGCGATCGAGGCCACCGCGAGCGCCGACGACGTGGACGCGGGCAAGCCCGCCCCGGAGCCGGTCGAGCACGCCCTGGAACTGGCCGGGGTACCGGCCGAGCGGGCCGTCTTCGTCGGCGACACCGTCTGGGACATGCGGGCGGGCAGCCGCGCCGGAGTGCGCTGCGTGGGCGTACTGTGCGGCGGTCTCCCCCGCGCCGACCTGGAGGAGGCGGGAGCGGAGGCGGTCTACGCCGACCCGGCCGACCTGCTGGCCTCGCTGCGTGGGAGCCCCCTGGCATGA